ATGATAATCATACGATTGGGCTCAACCTattggaaaaaaatcaacaagaTGCCCTCTCGCGACGGACCGGCTTGATTTTCCGTTTACTCTTTGCATGCGTGTCCTGTACGTTCTACCGAAAGAGAATATCATTGGAATTTGAAATGCAAACAAAACCTGTTGCCGAGCTGTTGTGTTCCTGATGTATGGTCACTGCAGCAGTGTATTGTATCGTTGAGTCCAGCCATAGGATGTGTCGGAGGGTGAGACATGCTGTGGCCATGTGCTCCTAAAATGCCATAACCCTGTGATGAAAGTAACTGATGTTATTGATACTAAAACGTTTACAGCTGGTGATTATCAAAGTTCAAGTTAACTTCAACTTGTTGCTCGACCTGTAATGTAGCTTGTGAGTCGGTCTTCAAGAAAATCACACATTCCCAGCTGATGATGACTGATTGAGTCATTTGTCGCCAACATTTTCTGACtttaaaaaagttgttttccCTATATTGTAATGTACTTCAACTGTTAAACTATCAATATAGATCAGTACAAAACGCAACACCAGTGTGCCAAATGGACGACACACTTAATTTGGATGCATTGAAGGGTGGTTGTGTTTGTACTGTTGTGCATACTATTAACTTCTCCTGACACCTCTGCTGCTTTTTTGAAGTCAGGTTGAGTAAAGGAGTCTTGTGACAGGGTTGACGTTCCCTcattatagaaaaaaaacacagtttactTGGGCTTCCTCTTACCAAGTAAAAACTGTAACTAGGAAGTTTTATGTTTTACTTCCCTAGCAAAAATTCAACATCAAGTCTAACCCTGAAATATATTTGTCCTTTCTCCTTCATTCCTCCTACTTTTCCTCCTCCATAGCACCCAAGTCTCCTCCTGAGAAGACTAGGTATGACACCTCCCTGGGCTTGTTGACAAAGAAGTTTGTGGACCTTCTTGCCCAGTCTTCTGATGGCGTCTTGGACCTCAACCTTGCCGCTGAAACCTTACAGGTAATTTCAgatcagacagaaaaaaaaacgcaTGGTATATAGAAAAAGAAAGGGGGCGTTGGTGCATGCATTTCCCTTTTAAATCCTGTTAGAAATGCATCAGAAACTGGTGAACAATTCCAAGCATGGGCACGAAGAAATAAAAGGGAGGGTCGAGAAAATGGATGGGGGACATCTTAGGCAAATATATCTGCTGAAAGTACTGAAAAGGTTGTATATTTGTGTAAGGTTTTGTTAAATCAACCACTGAATGCGTAACTGATGCAACCTGTGTCCCTTACATCCAGGTACAGAAAAGGCGGCTGTATGATATCACCAATGTACTAGAAGGCATTCACCTCATCaagaagaaatcaaagaacaaCATACAGTGGATGTAAGTGGTCACGCTGCCTCACTCTATTAATCAAACACTTGTTTTTCACCTTTTTAAGAGTATATTTTATCTTACGTTTGGACCCCAGCACCCACTAACACTCTCTGTGACATTTGAGAACATAACGTGACATATTCCAGTTCTCTTGGTTTCTCcatgcctcctcctcctccatcacgTGAGCTCTCTCGTTGCTTTGGAGTTAGAAACTTTTATAATCTCAGACTGGTTTTCGCATATAAACAGGTTTTAAAGTGGTCTTGGCTCGTAGAGCACGGGAGGGCAGGTGGATGCATGCAGACTGTTGCCACATCAAAGTATGAGGATACCTGACTGTGCTCCACTCTGTTCTGCACATTTAATTATACCCTCATTTGTTCAGTAATCACTCAGAGCACATGCAGTCTAGGAATAGGCCCGAAGCACCCGTGCTTACCACTTAAGGCCTACGAATGCATTTCGTGACCATTATTTCTATTGTGTGTGATTACAtactttatttctgttttctttcagttAAGGCTCAGATTTTTCCTGTCAAGGATATAATGAAGTTTTCCTAAATTTAGATGAAATAAATTCAATCCTTATCAGTCACTAAACTTTGGAATATCCAGAGAGGAATTGTTGGTGTTAATCTGGTATCAAATGACTGTGAGAAAGCATCTAACAGCCAAAATATTTCAGATCGCTCTGATTCTAagacagacaaaacattttcaatactCTGACCTTCTTCATTGTTGTGATTTGTAGTTCACTTGTGACTTACGGGAGATATTTGTAGGTTACAAAGTCAGTCCCTCTAGGATttcacaagctttttttttgtttttaaaaatgcctgATTTCATAGCAGGTCgtctaaaaaacaactgctagACATGTTGAAATTTCTTaggttttttttgcaaatgaaaatcgcaattttttttttcttttttggtatttttcatcAAAATTGAAGGCATCTTGTTCCAGTGAGAACAAAACTGCACTGTTCTGACTTTGCTATTTATACTACACTTGCATCACCACTAATCATGCAAATTACACTCACCTTGATTCTTTCAGCACTTGCAGTAGATCTGGGTGCAGCAGCCTGTGTCTCTGTGATGTGTCTGTTGTCCATgttcacctttggaaccaaaagtaacccttcagacatggtacctagaccctagcgtttccactgcaaacagtactcttaaatgtgggcggggttgttgtcactcactgctccgtccagcactcactgtattccTTTATCGGTCTGCACTTCGTTTATAGTCCACAGAACGGAGTtacacgccgacattttcagaacaaaataaaacaggctgcaggtAGAGTCTCTCATgatgtgatatttaaaaatagtggggtTGTGCATTTCCTTTGCTttaggattagaatatatgctgTCCACATTCCATACAAAATTAGTATAGACTttaagatccactcattactaaaatgagacaataaaagtaatggtcaaagttgtcacatcaAAATTTAAGGTGTGCAGATGGATTCACATTGTCAACTCATACATTAATTAACAtaacaagtaaatgttccatcttaaaagttgctggcagaTGGCCCAGagaattaatttttttcccccaactccagctgctgtgagaggcagcaaaacatcctttaattttatagttatagtttactaatatatgttaaactctccacagtatgaacagtggttacatgagcctcaaaaccagccacaactcagccctgagcagagtgaccgtctgctattgatcaatcaacggactgcagtgttcacagctccaccttttagtaccagatctgtgtgctaggtaccccaacagaggggggaccaaaaatggggacggtacagaactaTTCCatcggtaccatccacaacttttcacagtggaaatgggggaaaaaagcatacagcactgaactgtaccgtactacTGGTGGAAACGATGCTGTAGTGCAAAACAGTTCACCCCTGCTTTTGTGTAGAACATCAGGGAGTTGCCTTGTATAATGTTGGCAGTATTTTTTGCTGGTGAATGAAAGACATTTGTGTAGCACATCTTtgcatcttcacaaccagaaacaaggaagtgagtttggtgacgtcaTGTGGGTGACTGCTTTGACTGAGGAAACTACAATGAGTGATCAGATTTGTGGAACAGATTGTAAAACGGTCGCAcagaattcacagggattgtttgaatttacattaattgGGTGGCTGCTTGTTGACAATCTTCTGCATCTGATGATATCCTCTGCAGTATCTGCTCTTAAGCGAAAATGCCACATAAGTtttgaaatacaaaaacacaggccACCAAAATATGTCAGTTAAAAGAAAACTGTGATTAGACACATTTTTCCACTGTTTAAGCTGCTGTATCAAATATTTGAAGCCAGTAAGAGAGTAATATAACAGCAAGTGAAGCTCCTGAGTCAATACTAAATCTATTTTAATTCACTCTTTTCACTCTTCACTCCCTCACAGGGGCTGTAGTCTGTTGGAGGTAGAGGGGGCACTGAGCCAGAGACAGAGGCTAACAGCGGAAGTTTCGGCACTGGGAGAAGAAGAGCAGAGGCTCGAACAACTCATCCAGAGATGCACCCTGGATATGAGACACATGAGCGAGCAGCAGAGCAACCAGAAATATCCTTTTGTTGTTCGTCGACATGTCATCCAGAAGTAAAATGATTCACAGCgactttattttagttttgaaaCATCATGTAAATAAGTTCTTagtttcttttgatttttttcttacaaatCATCTTATCTTTTACACGTATGCCACATAAAGTAGATTGGTTTTACATTATGTTGCctgaaatgttaaaatacatCTAACTGTAGATGCATGGTACAACAATCACTTCAGCAGTTCTGAGGTTTGCATATTCATCAATGTTTAGCTTTAACATGCAGTGTCATTGTAGAGTTATTTCCTTAACCTTTCATCTCCACATATGCCTATGTAACATACCAAGACATCAAACAGATAGGAACCCTCAGAGACCAGACTGTTATCGTCGTCAAAGCTCCCACAGATACCAAACTAGAAGTGCCAGACCCTGATGAGGTATGTGTacaagcacaaaaacacacttggcTGGATCTGTCATTTTTGTCCAGATGACAAAACTTGTGCTTCTTGCTCACTTGTCATCTGACCTATGACTTGtatttccctttaaagaaacagtttgcAGAGACACTCCAAATCTATCTAGTCACTTGTTGATCAACATGGCATTTCATCTGACATTAATGCTGTGGTGGTTGGAGTTGGGTTCAGTGACCCCTCTGCAGCTGGTGTTGCTGATTTGTTTTACGAGGCATTTGGGGATGACAGTGACGAAGAGTACTTTCACaactgccctgtttggttcggttcaatcaaattcaagttcatttgctccctaagtgcagttcgtttgggcaggtgtgaacacagcaatcgcacttgggtgctcaccaaaacaactggactgagaccttcttgaagaggtggtcacGTTAAGGTTATAAACAATCTCTGGATCGGTTTGTTGGTGGTGAGAACAaattccgacctcgatctgaatcaaatgcagtcacatgacacattgttgtactgccttaatatgggCATGAaaccaatgcatcaaaacattgttttctagttggagccgctccttgttttcaaactgtatggttagCCCAGAATGAACAATGCAAGCACTATAGTACACGATGACCacactaaaatcaacctgcgtagttatccctccattgtgacattagaaagtgtcacatttgtcttgcaagtgtactcttcttcaacgttttgtttacttcctggatttttcccacatggaaagtCTGAGCAATAAAGAGCACCTTTATCGcaaaggcattttatctggtccgcttgtaaatgctgccgtgagaacacaaaccaactctaggacattatgcaactttgtaacaaaaacaGTCCCTGATTctgaccaaagcaagacaactctaggtctgaaagcacccgaAAGCAGTGTGATGGTCTATAGCAAAAGTGAAGTGTATCAGTTTGCCCCGAGATAGCCGTTTATTAGGTAAACCACTAAATGTATATACTCCAGTACTTCTGGTGTGAACTCACAAGTTGAGGGCGTATGGAAAGGAGgctgaattttgtttttaatcttttaatcaAGTCTTTTTATCCTTCTTATTAAGTGCAGTCAACaaattgttttgtctctgcagaGTTTGTCCGTCCATCTGACCAGCACCAAGGGTCCTATAGAAGTCCTGCTGTGCCCAGATGAGGAGAACGACCCCAGAAGTCCTGTAAAAAACGGCAGCATGGACATCAATGGGAACTCGCCTTTCCTCAAAGTCCTTCAAGGTTTGTCCCAGATAGACAAAGGTGTGCAGCAGTTTTTAACGTGAAGAGACATGACTTTCTCTTTGAAGATAAGAAACACATCTTGCACCGTTTAAATAAATGCTTTGCTGTGCTCTACCAGGGCTGAACGTGCCCCTAATGTTAAATTAGGAGGTGGACATGGGAGAGATGAATGAGTTAGACGCACATTATTTAGGAAATGAAAACGAAAATTTATCTCTTTTTACCTCTCTCCATATTTCTCTATTAGCTACAACCCACAAATAGTCAGGTGTGGTTTTTATGACTGGTGTGTGGTGTGGCTCTCTCCTCGCCTGAAGTCTCATTTGATTGAGTGAACTTTTGTATTTGCCCCTGAAtgcaggatgagtcatcaaacatttaaaatcattttacaagaaaagaaaagacagggaTGTTGATGTAAAAATAGAACAAGAGATAAATGATCAGTTAACACAGGGACACAAGATTAAAACTGGGAAAATGTAGTTCTCATTTCACCAGGTcttttagctcaaagcacagctgagaCTGATGGGAATTAGGTCATTAGTTTATGATGTACTCCATTTTGTCATGGACTGCATCACTTTGGACATGTGGAAAATTAAACTGCTCGTAGTGCCAGATGAGAAGTTTCAGGATTGATCGTCACTAGGTGTAATGATTTGCTCAGACTGATTGGCAATGCCATTACTGTGGCTGAAAAgtgttatgattttttttagacTGCAGTACAAACAAAGATGTCTACAATGTTGAAACAATTCCCACGGCTTATTAAGACTAGCATAGCAAAGCTGACAGTGCAACACTTAGCTAAATTGGTACAAGAATAAACATTGGTTTAGGTGACACGCTCCCACGCACCTGGCCAGATATAAGTTTTGTTCTGTAAACTTGCTTGTGTCCATGCAACTTGTGGTTCCAAGCCCCGATTCACTGCTACTTCAGCcatgtaaacatatttaaaatcaaagaaaataaagttttgctttTGATTAGATTTCAATTTGGTCCCCAGTGCAACAAGCAGACTCCTTAACTTGTGCAATGCGGAGACTTTGCCCTAATGTCCTGCATCACACAGAGTGTTGCGTGCCTGATGCTTGTTCTTGTCAGCCTGCATTGTGTCACTTTTTGGACAAGTTAGCAAAATTGTTACCAAAAAAGGTTGTTTATGAATGTAATATTTGCCTTAACCCCAAGGTTAAACCTACAGGAGGACCTTACACCTAACTCTGATATCATTGATTTGCAAAGATGCACAAAGATGTTTGTTGTACCCGATATTAGCGTTGTACATGGCATCAATAGATGTCCAAACAGGCTTAAAAGGCAGACTTATAATTTCCGTGTACATAGGTGTGAGAGCaattatacaaaaaataaaatggaatatTGTATGCCTTCATGTTTGACATTCGTCAATTAAAGTGATATCATAATGTATGCATGTATTATTTAGCCTAGTTTGCCTAAAAAAAGAACCACGTTTAGAGGGAGTCCTGTGCAACAAACACCATCACACTGGTCAACATGGCTGCTCATTTGGCCCACAGTGTGTGGTTATGGTTCCTTTGCAATGCAGAGATACTAACAAGGCGATTACATGTTCTTTCACAGGTCCTGCCTGCATGGCCACTTCCTCCATCCCCTCCCTGGCtccaccttcctcttcctcagcaGTCTCCGTCACTACTCTCTCCCCCATCTCGTCCCCTTACACCAGTCTTCTCCAGCAGACAGAAGACCAGATCCCTTCGGCCCTAGGGCCTTTCTTAAACCTGGGGCCTCCTCTTCTGGACCAAGACGACTACCTTTTAGGTTTGGGAGATGACCAGGGAATCAGCGACTTGTTTGACGCCTGTGACTTTGATAAAATGCCCACTGTCGGCCTGGATGATTTCCTGTGCAGCTAGCATTAGGTAATAGAGATTCAGATGAGGTGCATGGGAGAGATGGAGAATCATTGAGGGGTTTGATGCCTGTGACTGACCGTGTAGTTAGAAGAAGCCAATTCTAAATAGATGGAAGGGAATCATTGAGGGCTTTCTTTTTTTAGTCCCAGTGGGACTAAATGACGTGTTCCTTTTGTGGTGTGAGAGATAAAAGGCCTTGCATGATTTCACACAAAGACACGACTGGTCAGTGTGAAGACATATCCATTACTCTTTGTCTCAGGCTATGTAAGGCCTCCAGTGTAGCTGGGCGTTGGAGGACATCTGAAAGCCTTTGCTACCTGTTTGGGTGAGAATAAATGGGGACAGGAAGGATATCAACCTCTCTGTATGATGCAACGTTCACGTCACTTGTACAGAGACCAACAAAGACAGAAgagctcagatgaagccacccCCACAACACCTGGCATTAACTCACATCGTGGTTGGGTTTAGCATAAAATCCAAGTGTTGGTGCACCTGAGATGCACAGATATGATCAcccaaaaaaagacaccagTCCAATGTTCAAGAGTAAGGATCTTTCAAATCTGAGAAGAAGATGCAACTGTGTTTTGGCAAGGAAAGGGCCAGGTTGATCTGTGTATTCCC
This DNA window, taken from Epinephelus moara isolate mb chromosome 6, YSFRI_EMoa_1.0, whole genome shotgun sequence, encodes the following:
- the LOC126391156 gene encoding transcription factor E2F3-like isoform X1 → MRRGISSAPDKVILAGVGGSPLDNNIILTTLTDRLNPGQSNATYIQIITTPPPCNVTQTSNVCLSEPQINNIYTTPQQAAANGAGQRPALGRPPAKRRLALDDSDHQYQSEPTRTPRGRGGAAVANGTRLKTPRTPKSPPEKTRYDTSLGLLTKKFVDLLAQSSDGVLDLNLAAETLQVQKRRLYDITNVLEGIHLIKKKSKNNIQWMGCSLLEVEGALSQRQRLTAEVSALGEEEQRLEQLIQRCTLDMRHMSEQQSNQKYAYVTYQDIKQIGTLRDQTVIVVKAPTDTKLEVPDPDESLSVHLTSTKGPIEVLLCPDEENDPRSPVKNGSMDINGNSPFLKVLQGPACMATSSIPSLAPPSSSSAVSVTTLSPISSPYTSLLQQTEDQIPSALGPFLNLGPPLLDQDDYLLGLGDDQGISDLFDACDFDKMPTVGLDDFLCS
- the LOC126391156 gene encoding transcription factor E2F3-like isoform X2 produces the protein MVLLSPLHPCSQMEILAKRRLALDDSDHQYQSEPTRTPRGRGGAAVANGTRLKTPRTPKSPPEKTRYDTSLGLLTKKFVDLLAQSSDGVLDLNLAAETLQVQKRRLYDITNVLEGIHLIKKKSKNNIQWMGCSLLEVEGALSQRQRLTAEVSALGEEEQRLEQLIQRCTLDMRHMSEQQSNQKYAYVTYQDIKQIGTLRDQTVIVVKAPTDTKLEVPDPDESLSVHLTSTKGPIEVLLCPDEENDPRSPVKNGSMDINGNSPFLKVLQGPACMATSSIPSLAPPSSSSAVSVTTLSPISSPYTSLLQQTEDQIPSALGPFLNLGPPLLDQDDYLLGLGDDQGISDLFDACDFDKMPTVGLDDFLCS